A genomic segment from Pelosinus sp. IPA-1 encodes:
- a CDS encoding alpha/beta hydrolase has protein sequence MPYIPVDKGVQIFFDDINPSGRPVLFIHGWPVNRKMFEYQFNQLPKYGFRCISMDLRGFGQSSKPWEGYSYNTLADDVHCVIDALGLDNAALVGFSMGGAIATRYMARYEGYGISKLALISAAVPKFTQGPNYPYGLPVSEVNNLIHQTYIDRPKMISDFGTKFFASSVSGEFRSWFNGLGLEASGHAVARTAISLRDEDLRRDAQQICVPTAIFAGVQDQIVPFPNAEQMHRYVADSVLIPFKYSGHGLFYDELEKFNHCLTQFLSM, from the coding sequence ATGCCTTACATTCCGGTAGATAAAGGCGTCCAGATCTTCTTTGACGATATCAATCCTTCCGGCAGACCAGTATTATTTATTCATGGCTGGCCGGTAAACCGCAAGATGTTTGAGTATCAGTTCAACCAGCTTCCTAAATACGGATTTAGATGCATTTCAATGGATCTAAGGGGGTTTGGGCAATCTAGTAAGCCATGGGAAGGATATTCTTATAACACCTTAGCAGACGATGTGCACTGCGTTATTGATGCACTTGGTCTTGACAATGCAGCCCTCGTAGGATTTTCTATGGGGGGAGCGATAGCTACTAGATATATGGCCCGTTATGAAGGTTACGGTATATCAAAGCTCGCCCTTATTTCTGCTGCTGTTCCCAAGTTTACTCAAGGTCCCAATTACCCTTATGGTCTTCCTGTCTCCGAGGTAAACAATCTTATCCACCAAACCTATATTGATCGCCCTAAAATGATAAGTGACTTTGGAACTAAATTTTTTGCAAGTAGCGTGAGTGGAGAATTTAGGAGCTGGTTTAATGGGCTTGGTCTGGAAGCATCTGGCCATGCAGTTGCCAGGACTGCTATCTCGCTTCGCGATGAAGATTTAAGGAGAGACGCACAGCAGATTTGCGTTCCAACAGCTATATTTGCCGGTGTACAAGACCAGATAGTTCCCTTCCCTAACGCTGAACAAATGCATCGCTATGTTGCAGATTCTGTCCTCATACCTTTCAAATATAGCGGTCATGGGCTGTTCTATGATGAGCTGGAAAAATTCAATCACTGTCTTACACAATTTTTATCTATGTAA
- a CDS encoding C-GCAxxG-C-C family (seleno)protein codes for MKSNAIKIAAIGDSIIYGYPYEPTASWFNLAAERLNLDYINRGINGDTTDGMLSRFESDILRNKPSHVIILGGTNDAYAGVAVDQVIYNIQKMVHLAFKNAILPIIALPIPCNELIEEKLLGQYREAMRQFARANNIEIIDFHKAIVDDSGLSIKAGLHCDGIHPNNAGYEVMAGVAAKIFIRVLIDTRVHTYYWDEDISCIITTLKILSEIFHYKLHSQVIEAAYGLNAGRIGSQCGLVEGALLFIGAYGHEKGIASQNIAMLCQKFSSAFQDTFGSVLCKELRLQGFSPDNPPHICESITKSAVAFSAEFISKEIAE; via the coding sequence ATGAAATCAAATGCTATTAAAATAGCCGCTATCGGTGACTCTATAATTTACGGTTATCCTTATGAGCCAACAGCGTCTTGGTTCAACCTTGCTGCCGAGCGGCTTAATCTTGATTATATTAACCGGGGCATTAACGGAGATACTACTGATGGTATGCTAAGTCGCTTTGAAAGTGATATTCTACGGAATAAACCGTCTCATGTGATTATTTTAGGTGGTACGAATGATGCGTATGCTGGGGTTGCAGTTGATCAAGTCATTTATAACATTCAGAAGATGGTACATCTTGCCTTTAAAAATGCCATTTTACCGATTATTGCGTTGCCAATACCTTGCAATGAATTAATAGAAGAGAAGTTACTGGGGCAGTATCGTGAAGCAATGCGTCAATTTGCAAGAGCAAATAACATCGAAATCATTGATTTTCATAAAGCGATAGTCGACGACAGTGGTTTAAGTATAAAGGCGGGGCTTCATTGCGACGGTATACATCCCAATAATGCCGGCTATGAAGTTATGGCAGGTGTCGCTGCTAAAATTTTTATTAGAGTATTAATTGATACTAGAGTTCATACCTATTATTGGGACGAAGACATTAGTTGTATAATTACCACCCTGAAGATTTTGTCTGAAATATTTCATTATAAGCTTCATTCCCAAGTTATCGAGGCTGCCTATGGTCTTAATGCAGGTAGAATTGGCTCGCAGTGCGGCTTGGTGGAAGGGGCATTGCTGTTCATTGGGGCTTATGGACATGAAAAAGGGATCGCATCTCAAAATATTGCTATGTTATGCCAGAAGTTTTCCAGTGCATTTCAAGATACATTCGGTAGTGTACTATGCAAAGAATTAAGGTTACAGGGGTTTAGCCCTGACAATCCGCCTCATATTTGTGAAAGTATAACAAAGAGCGCCGTTGCTTTTTCGGCAGAATTTATCTCTAAGGAAATTGCTGAGTGA
- a CDS encoding gamma-glutamylcyclotransferase family protein, whose product MNDRIYSAYGSNMNLKQMKKRCPNAKVIGKGELLGYKLTFRGRNFGVANVEESKDGRVPIVLWQITEECERALDRYEGFPQLYDKVVVKVSTLTGEQEAMIYIMTKQYESMPSIPKEHYFEIIRQGYKDNNIDTMPLLVAMNKTQDELKNSKVLEDFIR is encoded by the coding sequence ATGAACGACAGAATCTATTCTGCGTATGGTAGCAATATGAATCTCAAGCAAATGAAGAAACGCTGTCCAAACGCAAAGGTAATTGGTAAAGGAGAACTTCTAGGTTACAAACTTACCTTTCGAGGAAGAAACTTTGGGGTAGCTAATGTTGAGGAAAGCAAAGATGGTAGAGTACCTATTGTATTATGGCAAATTACAGAAGAGTGTGAAAGGGCGCTAGATCGGTATGAAGGTTTTCCCCAACTTTATGACAAGGTGGTAGTAAAAGTTAGCACTTTGACTGGTGAACAAGAAGCCATGATTTACATTATGACGAAACAATATGAGAGTATGCCTTCAATACCTAAGGAACATTATTTTGAGATAATAAGGCAAGGATATAAGGACAATAACATTGACACAATGCCATTATTGGTGGCTATGAATAAAACTCAAGATGAACTAAAAAACAGTAAAGTATTAGAGGATTTTATTAGGTAA